One stretch of bacterium DNA includes these proteins:
- a CDS encoding UxaA family hydrolase: protein MNTFRGYPRKNGPAGIRNVVLVISGDLCCNPWSKAIAAPFDNCYALMHKHGVGNYAPDRVLFRRLLSGITTHPNVAGFVFVSSGNEDHTPAEILEAARRTGKPFHVVSVKTLKGGAALVRQGRKHADRLVRESLRAERVETGIDQLRIGLNCAGTDTASAQSSNLVCGAVTDRLSGAGATVVLSETPDLIGLESELFDRCESEPDRKKLREFVRYREARLTATGEKADDIEMVAFNVEGGLATLRQKAHVSILKAGTGTFSEIIGYGQAPSKSGLVFMDGPAMTDFVLTGFMGAGVHIMLNTCGEGPGNTMPFTVGADMPSPILPVVKITGSATYFRQRANRIDFDSSALLTGAEDKNHAADRLIRMIVDVASGKPTQTEKGQDYLLNIPMQFHQA, encoded by the coding sequence ATGAATACTTTTCGCGGCTACCCCCGAAAAAACGGTCCTGCCGGAATCCGTAATGTCGTTCTTGTCATTTCTGGCGATCTCTGCTGTAATCCATGGTCGAAAGCGATTGCGGCCCCGTTTGATAACTGCTATGCCCTCATGCACAAACACGGCGTCGGGAATTATGCCCCGGACAGGGTGCTTTTCAGACGTCTGCTCTCCGGAATAACCACGCACCCGAACGTGGCGGGTTTCGTGTTCGTCTCATCGGGCAACGAGGATCATACACCCGCCGAAATACTTGAAGCGGCGCGGCGTACGGGGAAACCATTCCATGTCGTCTCCGTCAAAACCCTCAAAGGCGGTGCTGCCCTCGTACGGCAAGGAAGAAAGCATGCCGACCGTCTGGTCAGGGAATCTCTCCGGGCCGAACGGGTCGAAACCGGCATCGATCAGCTCAGAATAGGGCTCAACTGCGCGGGAACAGACACCGCTTCCGCACAATCGTCGAATCTCGTCTGCGGCGCCGTGACAGACCGCCTTTCCGGGGCCGGAGCAACGGTTGTCCTGAGCGAAACACCCGACCTGATCGGGCTCGAAAGCGAACTCTTCGACCGGTGTGAATCGGAGCCCGACCGTAAAAAACTCCGCGAATTTGTACGATACCGCGAAGCCCGGCTCACCGCGACAGGTGAAAAAGCCGACGATATCGAGATGGTCGCCTTCAATGTCGAGGGCGGACTCGCGACGCTCAGGCAGAAAGCGCATGTTTCCATTCTCAAGGCAGGAACCGGAACATTCAGTGAGATTATCGGGTACGGGCAGGCGCCGTCGAAATCCGGCCTCGTTTTTATGGACGGCCCGGCGATGACCGATTTTGTCCTGACCGGATTCATGGGCGCCGGAGTGCACATCATGCTCAACACATGCGGTGAAGGCCCCGGAAATACCATGCCCTTTACCGTCGGAGCCGATATGCCTTCGCCGATTCTCCCGGTCGTCAAGATAACCGGGAGCGCCACATATTTCAGGCAGCGGGCAAACAGGATCGACTTCGATTCGAGTGCGCTTCTCACTGGAGCCGAGGATAAAAACCATGCCGCCGACCGTCTGATACGCATGATCGTCGATGTCGCTTCGGGCAAGCCGACACAAACCGAAAAGGGGCAGGATTACCTGCTCAACATCCCCATGCAGTTTCATCAGGCATGA